A stretch of DNA from Cannabis sativa cultivar Pink pepper isolate KNU-18-1 chromosome X, ASM2916894v1, whole genome shotgun sequence:
TGCCTACTTGTCTGAATGTCCCCTTTTAGCTTTACGACGTGAATGGTGGGCATTACCATTTCTAACTGGTTTCTTTGTCTTTTTGCTGCAGAGAAGACACATTTAATAAACaacaagaagcataaagacacCCAGTCCATGTTTAATGGTTACTAaagacaacaaaaaaaaatactgcTAAAAACTAACCCAAAAATGGATGTGAAAATTCTGAACAGAATGATGATAGGCAGCGCCAATAAAGCTGAGGCCTGAACATTGCATTACCAGTGAACAAACAGAAAACAGACATTGGAGAATGAATAATTGAGTAGAAAATAGCTAAAACACGCGACTTGTACTTTTAAAATCAACATATGCATACCGCAAACCACTCCAGCTCCTTAGTAGCAAGAGCTTTTGTCAGTTCATGTTTTTTCAGTGTCTCTTTGACAGTGGCTTGAACCTTGATGAGAGAATGGAAAAAACTATTAACTTGATTGAACAAATAAAATAGCTCAAGCATTACATATACATTTTTAATATAGATCAGTAGGCACAGACAATAGTTCCAAACAAACAGGAAGTACAGTCAGAATAGCAAAGAAGCTACAGTTTTCCCAGAAAATATACTTTCCATGACACTCTACTTGGAAGACTACACGTGCCATGCTCATAATAGGAAATATATAATAAGAATTAGAAAGTACACATTAATTAGAAATAGGATATGAATATATTTGTGAAACACTTCTCAATATTTCTAAAATAGGTAACTTTAGGACCAATCTAATTGTATTCTTATTAAGagattttaacaaaatagaagcattacttaaaagaaaagaagtaaTGATATGTGCGCACATAAATCACACACAAATGTGACACACACCTATGTGTCACTGTCAAGTCACTTCAACCAATTATTTCTCACTTATCAAAAGTGACTTGCCACATAAGTGTGTGTCACATTTGTGTGTGTTTTATGCCCTAACTATAGTTGCctgctatataaatatatatatatcatctatCCTAACACAATTCTTGAGTTACCAACATTAAGGGCATCTACAATAATCGTGTTTAATAGTTACACTTTTTCATTAACAAAGCAATAATTATCATATTCAAGTTTTTTTCTGATGCAATGAAGAATTGACTAACTTGATCAGAATTCAGAGTATAAAAAAGATATCATAGACTaacacatgaaaaataaattaacatcATTCAGGACCATTTTGGCATAGCTGTACTGTGAAAAAAAACAGATGTAATTGTGCTGTGAGAAAAATCTGCACTGAAACTATGCTGTGAGGAAAAGTTGCTATAACTATGTTGTGAGGAATAAAATCGACTGATGATGTAAAAGAGGATATTCAACAGGTACAAACAACTGGCGTCAGGCAGTGACaggagagaagagaagaaaagggtTGGTTAAAGtggtattttaaaaatttattaagggTAATTTGGTCAGGCAAAAGAttcattaaaacaaaaaaaaaaaggattccTGTAAAGCTATATTCCCAAAGCTGGTCTACTCCAACTTCAGGTTTTAGCTGTGGCAGGGGCTTAAATTATTCAATAAGCTAAAAGATTTATATTACCAAACGACTTTTTATCTATAGCTTATTAAAAAAGTGCTTTTAGCTTATGTAGAAGCTGTGCCAAACTGGCACTCAATGAGGTAAGTGTAATGATAAAGATGAAAGCAGCGCCAAACTGGCACTGTCAACCAGAGATGTGTAAAACAGAATACAATAATCAAGTTTAGATAGGTTAACTTCTACAAAAACTTTTCAATACCTGGTGGTGGTATGTCGTTGCAGATTGTAGAAACTTGCCATAAGCAAGAACAGCTTTTTTCGTATAGGGTTTCAAAACCTCGTGTGCTTTTTCAACGTGAGGCTTTGCCACAGAAGCAACCTGATCAATATATGGTTTGCTGTGCTTTTTAGCTTCCTGTCACCAAAATGCCAGTCAATATACACTTGTTATTTGTTAGAAGCATAAATAAAGTATAAACAAGAGTGTGAATGAATTGAAGAACAACCTGAAAGTATGGATCAACAAATTCTTGTGCTTTCAAGACATGTGGAGCTAATGTACTTTTCGAAATCTCATAAACTTCAATAGTTTTTGAACTGAGCAATTGCAGATGTGGTTCAGCAGATGACCTTATCACCAACCACTGTTCCTTTATCGAAGGGATAACTTTCTGTAAAGAGAAATTCATGTCTATTAGTATGGAAGTCAAGACATCGTCTGTTACAAACATAAAGGCCACCTATCAACAGCAACCTTTTCCCCAACCCATACAGCAGTGGGAGGGGGGAGACGAATACAGAATGGATGAAGCCTAACAAATATTTAGTCATATGTGTTTTTCAGTATGAGGCTTTATAGTACATATGCCTAGCTTACATGCTATTTAATCATACATGTGTGTGTGTGCATGTACTGTCGAACAATACAAGTTAAATTATAACTCCACGAGTAAAATAACTACAAGTATTCCAAGGCTAGCAAGATTCGTATGCTTATTATATAAAATGCTTTACTACTTTTTGACTGTATAAGATGTCCAAATAAAATATGGATTTTATGGAAAAGACATGATTTAGTGCAGAAAAACATAACATCATGTTGCAAAAACACTAGCATGGAAAAGACATTGATTGTCcaatgtatatattatgtgtatgaaAAGAACTAGCTTGTTCTTAATTAGAGCCTGGAAGGATTGCAACCAAACGTTATAATTGCAATCCAGAGAAAGAGGATGTATAAAAAAGATCTTACAGTTTTTACTTTCTCCAAATGCGGTTCAGCCCACTTTTCCGCTTGAGATTTTTTCTCTAGAGCCTAGAGAAAGCAGGAAACATGAATATCACCATTCAATGTATCAAGGGGATAATAGAATCTATAACTAGCATTAAAATAGTACATGCCGCATCCAATTATATTACCTTCTGGATCACAAGTTCCAGGGTTGGTTTTCCATGCAGCTTCCAGTGAGTCTCCGCAACTGACTGCAAGATTATATTACTTTAACAATATGCATGAAGAGGTTTTGCTCGCTCactcattttaataattataaattaattagttagtGTCCCGGTGTGTGACAGTATACCTTTTGGTATGGTTTAGTAGTCCCAGTGTGTGACGTTGgtgtttgtttgttgttttggGTAGTTTAATGGTCCTAGTGTTGACGTCGCTGTTTGGTTTTTCTGGGTTATCATGGCGTCGAGTTCAGAAGTACGTGAGTTGGTGGACAGTCTAGTGGCTATTcatcttgaagaagaagaacaagggGCTGTCGCTTAtgatgaggaggaagagttCGATGCTCGGTGGTGTTTAGTCGTGCAGTTGTTATCCAATATTCCGGTGGATTTCGATGCGTTTCAACATCGTATAGCGGCATTATGGAAACCTAGTCATGGGATGTATGTCAAGCAGTTGCAGCCAAACAAGTTTGTGTTCCAATTTAATCATGAACGGGATATTACCCATGCTATTGAAGGAAGTCCATGGACTTACAATCGAGTACAAGTGATAATTGAGAGGTTGATGCCTGCGATGGATCTGAGGGCTTTACGTTTGAATACTCTTGATATTTGGGTTCAAGTGTATGGATTAATGTAGTGTTCGTGACGAAAGATGTTGGTAAGTATATAGGATGTTTAATTAATTCTGATCCAAACAACTTTATTGAAGGTTGGCGTGAGTAGTTTCGAGTCCAGGTCAAACTGAATATCAATGTTCCTTTGAAGAGGAAGATGAAGTTGGGAAAGAAAGGAGGGGAGATGTTCTGGGTTAGTTTTAAGTACGAGTGAGTGCCCACTTTCTGTTTTATTTGTGGTGTCATTGGTCACTTGGAGCGCTTCTGTGAACGTAATTTTGACACGCTTTCGAAGAATATAGTCAAGCCGTATGGTGCAATGTTTAAAATTGCAAATTTAAGCCTTAacgcgtttttttttttttttttttttgtgaggcGAGGTGTAAGCCTCAAGGCGCATTGAGGCGTAAGCCtcgattattaattaaaataatatttttagagtAACTAAAAATACCAAGAATAAATAATGTCTTATAAATACCGGAGGAAAATGCGACTTATCACTTGACTGATATTTATGGTGAGTCCAATAAATCTCTTAGAGCACACACAACAgcttttttaaaattgaaaagctttaaaaaattttaaaaatcgtACTAAAAACACGCCACAGCAGATGCTCTAAACTCTTtcattttaaagtttatttaaaatacactAATCGTactctatattaataaaatactaTTCGTtgatctaaatatattttattaattgttttggattttaataattattttgtattggatatgtgtatatattaatattataaatttgaaatgaacaaaatataataattttttaaaaaagtagaGTTTTggtaatgtattttaaaaaagttgATTTATGATATGTAAAAGTGTGctgtaaaatagagaaaatagaGTTTTGGTGATATACTTTAAAGAATAGAGTAGATAAGCTATTGGGAGTGCTTTTAGAAAGTATACTTGGAATCTGATTCACACTTTTAAAGGGGTCTTCGTGATCATAATGCTAATTTTCTTGGGGCTATTTCCAAGTGCGGAAGTAGGACACTACAACCTGATTTGGCAGAAGTTTTGAGGGTCAAAGAAGCTCTAAGTTGGATGAAGATTCATTGGTGGAAAAATGTGATCCTTCAAACAGATTGCCTCGTTGTTGTTCAAGAAATTCGTAGTAATGTGGCTATGGATTCTTATTTTGGGCATATCATTGGGTAGTGTCATTCCTTGCGATTAGAGCTTGGAAGTgttttattactttttgttaGATGGTCTACTAATAGTATGGCTCATTTCTTAGCACGAGCTTTTTGCTTTCCTGCAGATCGTAGTTTTACTGAGCTGTCTATTTGTTCTGAGTTCAAGAATGTATTATTGAACAATTTGTATTAATAAAGTCTtttcttttattcaaaaaagaaagaacaaaacaaaaaaaaaagacaatatGCATGAAGAGAAAGACCTTTGCACGTAgcaatgaaaattaaataaattaaattaagtttacCTGACACTGAATCAAATGAACAGCCAACCAAGGTGGAAGCCATGCACCATGAACCTAGTTATAAACCATAAAATAAATTAGTATGTCAAGTGGCATAAAACGGCAGAGGAAACAAAGAATAATAATGAAATTTCCTGCTTTTGGAGGTGGAAGCAGATGTAGGATTTTGTGGAAGTAACCAGGTTTGCTTTGGCCACATGAGTACTCTGGTTGGCCAGGAAAAAGAATTCTCGCATTTTTTGAGACAAGGTCCAAGAAGAAGATTTTATGTTACAGAGAGTGCATTTCTAGGCATGTATCTCCTTAGGCCTATTCTAAGGAAACAGTTCAAGAGCTCTCCTTTTTTCACCATTTATTGCAATCAGAATATTAAAATCTATGTTTCTGACTTGTTTAAAATTTCTTCTTCATTAATAAAGCTTCTAGGTTTcgtataataataatagcacAATTTGCAATTATGGTTGCAGTAGTAAATCAAgattttctctaaaatacatATCAAAGTTAGTATCACCTATAAGGGAAATGCGTTCAACAAAACAACACCGCCTATGATTAATCTACCAAGACAAAGAGTATAAAAGCTTAATCATTCTGAAAAGTTAAATTCAGACATTGGAAAAAGGagctaagaaaagaaaaattaaagatgttggaaagcataaacataaaattaaaagaaaaaaaataaaaaggtcaATCTAACAATTACCTCTGttaattctttaatttttgCAGTGGCCTCGTACTTGGCCTTCACCATTTCCTCCTGAATAAAGGAAAATAAACTGCTTATAAAAATAATCAGAGCACCAAAAACATGGAACATTTAGCAGCACTCATCAACTAGCCACATTACCTCAGCCACTTTAAGAGCACGTTCAATCTTCCgaatttttgatttttgttcCTCATTAACTTTCTGGAGCTGCAATATGAAGGAATTCAAGTTGCATACTACATATATCTAACTCATACAGAAGATAAATACAACTAGTTTCGAATAATATAACTATCGTCCAGCACGTAATAATCCAActgaaaagatattcaaatttacattttagtattttacGTTTTACTGAAATCCATAGAGGAACAAACAGAAGAACATCTCTACATCCTAGTGTATCTCTAGAAATCCATGTGCTGATGAAAAGATAAAACACACATCTCAAAGAGGCATAGGAGAATACACAGATGCATACATTCTGTATTGTTGAACTCAATTCGTTGAACTTCTTTTCAACTTCAATTGCCTTAGCTTTCAAAGCCTCCTTCTCCTTTTTTTGTGTTTCCACTTCCTTTCTCAGTTTTTCCACCTGCATGGAAGTTAGAGTGTTACAAGGATGATATAACAGAGTGACAATGAACATAACTCATTTACCCTCTACATCCAATATCTAACCTGCTTCTCCAATTCACCAGCACGTGCATAAGCTTTTCCGACCTGCTCTTCTGCATCTACAGTCCCTTTTTTCtgagaataaataaaatagtttaaaaaTTGATGAAAATGAGCAGAAGTTCTACAAAACTTAAACTTAACTGTTTAtgccttcaaaaaaaaattagcatcaCAACATGTAAAGTGACCGTGCAAGTACGTATAACAAACAAGAGACGATTTAAAAACATGCAATAAGAATCCAAACTTTGGATGTTAGAACCATACCAAGTGTCACGTCCACAAAAGTGAAAGGAAGTATAAACGAAATACAGCTAAAATGAAGTTGGAAAACTTGATATAAGCACCAACCTGAAGGGAGGCAACCTCATCATGCAAGGATGAAATGCTATCTGACTTCTCTTGAATGATTTTTTCCTTCTCTGCTATCAAATCATTCTTCCCTTTCAGTTCCTTGGTTTTCTCCTCAACTTGGGATTCTTGATAATAAACATGTGTCAGCAAAACAGATCACCCGCTTAATCAAGCAATGCTCATTGcatagaaattatttttataccaaaaaaaaatggaGCTATTTAAATATAACAGGGTTCTGCAGTATAGTCTACGAAACAGAATTATTCTTATTCACCTTGTAATTGAAAATGTCTATACCCATTGCTTAAATTGAGTATATAAAACTCTATTGTCTACTGCTAATTGCAAACTTAGTTTTTAAACCAAGATCCCTTTGACCACTGACATGTCAAAATAAATTCAATTgacataaaaacaaaaaagcaATAAGTAAAAATATATTGTGGGGAAGCAGATCCGAGTACTAAAATACACTTCATTTCCTGTGAAGGAAAGACAAATCGTAATAATTTCATTCAACTTTCGCTAGGTTGCTGGTCAAAAAATAGTAAAGTACATGAATAATATTAGTACCATAAACTTAAAAAATAGCACTACTTCTGCTTGGCGaccaataaaatcaaaaaaaaaagtttacagGAATAAGATTCAAATCGAATTTAAAGACCGCTCCACAATCAAAACGCTATAGAACGTAGAATCTTACCGAGAGCTTGGATCTTAGACTTTAGTTCATCGAACTCGATCTTGTGAGTGGACGAATCAGAGGCGACGGATCCATCAACCTCGTTTTCTCCACCGACGGAAACGTCAGCCCTAACCTGAGTAAAAACTAGGGCTAAGAAGAGTGATAGAAGGATGAGCTTCGTGGCGGCCATGGAACACGCAGTTACAGGCTCCAAAACTCAAAagagttagagagagagagagagagagagagagagagagagagaggaatgaATTCTGGTGAAGAGTTTGGTTCTTATAGCAGTTGggtttaaatatcatttttatttatgagaaaccaaaccaaaccaaaccacaCGGCAACAGTATCTTATTTTCTCCAAACCTTAGTATCTCCAATGGGTTGAATAGTTACGTGAAGTGTTAATGTACACAATGGTAATAAGTCAATTTTTTCACTAGAAAAAaagttgttttttatttaaaaaattattaatttaatgtaATGTGGAATTAACTATTaaagtatttttcaaaaaaataaaatgtgacaaattttatttagatgagagagaaaattaaaaaattaatattttaaaataatatgtgtattttttttttttttttttttttttgacaaagtgatctaaatcactcatgaatttacgacgcccacgtccgccaccagcgctggaacctcctcgaaccaggatagctcatcgtctaaccgcagagcatgctttgccaaccatGGGCCGCTAAAAATATAGAGCGAgccccatgggacaaaactgcccccggaaatttagacaataaagctataacatcttcaaacaacaCTCCTAACTCAATAAATACTGAAGTTCcacctgaaaaaaaaatcaaaaaatagcataaaactttaattagaaaactattcAAACTGAAGAGAATCAACCAACTACCAGGACTAAGCAACTAGATCTCCctataaaatactagaactagccaaagggattaccctttggctagtaacaactaaattatagcattctacttcaTAACCTTCATAGGATTCCTATTCCTTACTCTTACTCttttaaaatcaaacataaataaaattttccttttaatatccgttattccttaaatattcaaaatattatatactaattatttcattttatctctaaaaaatatttatagacTAAAACATGTCAAGATTCTTTAGTtagtcaaattatttattattttatttatagcgtaaaacatggtatctataatttttattcaacctaaattaaaataaaattgtattaatatccTTAAAACTTAAGATTGCACTTTTCACATTCAAAAGTACCATTTTCCTAATATCACTTCATcgtacatttaattaataatattaaattaatattaattaatccaattcggtattatgacataatgcttccttatttattatttaaataggtaacctcctaattattataccattcaaattattataaaactattcatattagtatcttcctatacaactaataaggcaataatctc
This window harbors:
- the LOC115702310 gene encoding uncharacterized protein LOC115702310, encoding MAATKLILLSLFLALVFTQVRADVSVGGENEVDGSVASDSSTHKIEFDELKSKIQALESQVEEKTKELKGKNDLIAEKEKIIQEKSDSISSLHDEVASLQKKGTVDAEEQVGKAYARAGELEKQVEKLRKEVETQKKEKEALKAKAIEVEKKFNELSSTIQNLQKVNEEQKSKIRKIERALKVAEEEMVKAKYEATAKIKELTEVHGAWLPPWLAVHLIQCQSVAETHWKLHGKPTLELVIQKALEKKSQAEKWAEPHLEKVKTKVIPSIKEQWLVIRSSAEPHLQLLSSKTIEVYEISKSTLAPHVLKAQEFVDPYFQEAKKHSKPYIDQVASVAKPHVEKAHEVLKPYTKKAVLAYGKFLQSATTYHHQVQATVKETLKKHELTKALATKELEWFAASALLALPIIILFRIFTSIFGKKTKKPVRNGNAHHSRRKAKRGHSDK